A window of uncultured Methanoregula sp. genomic DNA:
TGCCGTCCTTCTTGAAAGCGGGCTTCAGGCTGGCGATCTTCTCGAGCTTGACCTTTCCCGGGCCTTCATCCACCGACACCACCGTCTCGCCCGCGCGGGTCTTGACGGTGACGGGCACGATCTCGGCCGCGAACGCGCCCGACTCGGTGGCCGCCTTGGCGCGCTGCACGCTGGCCGTGGCAAAAGCGTCCTGCTGCTCGCGCGTGAATTGGTACTTGGCGGCGCAGTCCTCGCCGAAGGTGCCCATGCTGCGGCCAGCCTCGTAGGCGTCTTCCAGGCCGTCGAGCATCATGTGGTCGAAGATGCGGTCATGGCCCAGGCGGTAGCCGCCACGGCCCTTTTGCAGCAGGTAGGGAGCGTTGGTCATGCTTTCCATGCCGCCCGCCACCATGACGTCGTGCGTGCCGGCCAGCAGCATGTCGTGCGCAAACATGGCGGCCTTCATGCCCGAGCCGCACATCTTGCTCAAAGTGACGGCGCCTGCCTCTTTGGGCAAACCGCCCTTGAACGCCGCCTGGCGCGCTGGCGCCTGGCCCTGGCCCGCCATCAGGCAGTTGCCGAACAGCACTTCACCCACGGCGTCGGGCGAAACACCGGCCCGTTCGATGGCCGCCTTGATGGCGGCGCCGCCCAGGTCGTGCGCGGCCAGGCTGGAAAAGTCGCCCTGCAACGAACCCATGGGGGTGCGTGCGGCGCCGACGATGACGATGGGGTCTTGCAAAGATGCGGACATGGAAAGGCTCCTGTGGATCAAATAAAAATACGCAATGGTCAGTGGGCCGCGGCGGCGTGCGGAAAACGCCGCTCGGGGTCGTAGGGAAAGACGTCGTACACGTAGCCGGCACGGACACGCTCCTGGTGCGTTTGCCAGAACGCTACATCGAGCAGGTCGGCATGGTGCTGCATGAACACGGCCCGCACGGCATCGTTGCCGAGCAGAAAGGGACCAAAGGTCTCGGGAAACACGTCGTGCGGGCCCACCGTGTACCAGACCTCGCCGCTCATCTCCTCTTCTTCGTTGCGCGGTGCGGGCACGCGGCGGAAGTTGCAGTCGGTGAGGTATTCGATCTCGTCGTAGTCGTAGAACACCACCTTGCCGTTGCGCGTGACACCGAAGTTCTTCCAGAGCATGTCGCCGGGGAAGATGTTGGCGGCCACAAGGTCCTTGATGGCGTTGCCGTATTCGATCACGCTGTGCTCCATCTGCTGGCGCGCACGAGGGTCTGACAGGCCGGTATCGAAGGCTTCCTGCAGGTAGATGTTGAGCGGGATCATGCGCCGCTCGATGTAGAGGTGCTTGATGATGACTTCGCTCTGGCCGTCGCCATCGCGGTCGCTGATTTCGAGCTGGCTGGGCGCGAATTTCTCGATCTCGGCAATCAGGGCGTCGTCGAAACGGTTGCGTGGAAACGCGACTTCGCTGTACTCCAGCGTGTCGGCCATGCGGCCCACGCGGTCGTGCTGCTTGACCAGCAGGTACTTGGCCTTGATCTGCTCGCGCGTGGTTTCCTTCGGCGGCGGGAAATAGTCCTTGATGAGCTTGAACACGAATGGAAAGCTCGGCAGATCAAACACCAGCATCACCATGCCCTTGATGCCGGGCGCGATGCGGAACTGGTCGCTGGAGTGCTTCAGGTGGTAGAGGAAGTCACGGTAGAACAGCGTCTTGCCCTGCTTGGCCAGGCCCAGGGCGTTGTAGATTTCGGCGCGAGGCTTGCGCGGCATGAGGCTGCGCAGGAACTGCACATAGGCGCTGGGCACCTCCATGTCGACCATAAAGTAGGCACGCGCAAAGCTGAACAGCATCTGCAGGTCATCTTCACCAAACAGCACCGCATCGATGAACAGCCGGCCGTCGTCGCCATGCAGGATGGGCAAGGCAAACGGCACTTCGGTGAAGCCGTTGATGATCTTGCCGACCACGTAGGCGCCCTTGTTGCGGTAGAACAGGCTGCTGAGCACCTGGATCTGGAAGTTGGCGCGCAGTCTGACCTTGTCGAGCCTTGCGCGCATGGCATCGGCCACGCAGTCGGCGTCGCGCTGCAGGTCGGCAAACTCGCGCTGCAGCTGGAAGTTGTCGATGACGCCACACAGCGTCTGGCGCATGTTGTCGCGCGTGGGGTAGTAGGCGCGGTAGGTCGGTCGCGCGGCGGGCTCGTCGTTTTCGATGTATTCGGTGCTGACGGCCGGCCGCACGAAGATGAAGTCGTTGTGAAAATGCGTGCGGTGCAGGATCTTGGTGGTGACCGAGTTGAAGAAGGTCTCGGCCAGCTCGGGCTGGTGGTGGTTGACCAGCAGCCCGATGTAGTGCAGCTTGACCTGGTGCCACACGTCCATGGGCTGCGCGCCGGCGCCAAACTCCTTTTCGAGCCGCCGCACACACTCCTTCACCCGCAGGTCATAGAACTCGATGCGCTCGCGCTGCGCCCGCTGCTGACCATGCCAGTCGGCGGTTTCGAAGCGGTGTTTGGCCCGCGCGGACTCGGTGCGGAACAGCCGGTAGTGCCGGTTGAAGCCATCCATCATGGCCTTGGCGATGCCGTAGGCCTGCGGAGCGTCGAGCCGCTGGGGGAACATGCCGGGTCCTGCGGGGCCGTAAAAATCTACTGCCTTGTAACGCTGGCCACGCCCGCAATGGCGGCCTTGTAGAGCGATTCGAGCCCTTCGGTGCTGTCCACGGTCATGTGCAGGTTGTTGATCAGACCGTCTTTCAGACCGTAGCACCAGCCGTGCAGGGTGACCTTCTGGCCCCGGCCCCAGGCGTCCAGCATGACGGTGGTCTGTGCAATGTTCACCACCTGCTCGATGGCGTTGAGTTCGCACAGCGCGTCGTGCCGCCACTCGGGCGCAATCGTCGCCAGCAGGTCCCGGTGGCGATCGCGCACATCCGCCACGTGACGGATCCAGTTGTCCGCCAGGCCTACGCGCATTCCATTCAACGCCGCCAGCACCCCTCCGCAACCGTAGTGGCCGACCACCATGAGGTGCTCGATATGCAACTGATCCACCGCATACTGGATGGTGGACAGGCAGTTGAGGTCGGTGGGCACTACCACGTTGGCCACGTTGCGGTGCACGAAGATTTCACCCGGCTCCAGGCCGGTGATCTGGTTCGCGGGCACGCGACTGTCCGAGCACCCCACCCACATGTACTTGGGCTTTTGCTGTGCCATCAGGCCGGTAAAGAAGCCCGGCCGGTCACGCTCCATCTGGGCGGCCCAGGCTCTGTTGTGGATGAAAAGCTCTTCAATGGGTGTAGACATGGGGGAAAACTCGCAGGGTTAGGAGGTGCGGCGGAGGGATTTCAACAGGTTTCGGCGAACAATTCGCGGCCAATCAGCATGCGACGGATCTCGCTGGTGCCGGCACCAATTTCGTACAGCTTGGCATCGCGCCAGAGACGGCCGAGCGGATATTCGTTGATGTAGCCGTTGCCACCGAATACCTGCACGCCTTCCCCTGCCATCCATGTGGCCTTTTCGGCGCACCACAGGATGACGCTGGCGCAGTCCTTGCGCACCTGGCGCACGTGGTCAGTGCCGAGCATGTCAAGATTCTTGGCCACGGTGTAGGCAAACGACCGGCCCGCCTGCAACACGGTATACATGTCCGCGACCTTGCCCTGGATGAGCTGGAACTCACCGATGCTCTGGCCGAACTGCTTGCGGTCGTGGATGTAGGGCACCACGTTGTCCATGACTGCCTGCATGATGCCCAGGGGGCCGCCGGTCAGCACGGCTCGTTCGTAGTCGAGGCCGCTCATCAGCACCTTGGCACCCATGTTCAGGCCACCGAGCACGTTGGCGGCTGGCACTTCCACATTGTTGAATACCAGTTCGCCGGTGTGGCTGCCGCGCATGCCGAGCTTGTCGAGCTTTTGCGCGATGCTGAAACCGGGCATGCCCTTTTCGATGAGGAACGCCGTGACGCCGCGCGCGCCCATTTCCGGCTCGGTCTTGGCGTAGACCACAAGCGTGTCTGCGTCCGGGCCATTCGTGATCCACATCTTGCTGCCGTTGAGCAGGTAGTAACCGCCTTTGTCTTCCGCCTTGAGCTTCATGCTGATCACGTCGGACCCGGCACCGGGCTCGCTCATGGCCAATGCGCCCACATGCTCGCCACTGATGAGCTTGGGCAGGTACTTGGCCTTCTGCGCCTCATTGCCGTTGCGGTTGATCTGGTTCACGCACAAGTTGCTGTGCGCGCCATACGAGAGGCCCACAGCAGCGCTGGCACGGGAGATTTCCTCCATGGCCACCATGTGAGCGAGGTAACCCATCGCGGCGCCGCCGTATTGCTCAGGCACCGTGATGCCCAGCACGCCGAGGTCGCCCATCTTGCGCCAGACGTCCATGGGGAACTGGTCGCTACGGTCGATTTCTGCCGCGCGTGGAGCGATTTCTGCCTGGGCGAAGTCGCGCACCGCGTCGCGCAGCGCGTCGATATCTTCACCCAATTGAAAGTTGAGACCTGGAATGTTGGCGGGAATGCTCATGGAATATCTCCTCGGATCGATGGAACGGTGTTGGTATTTTTCAGTGGCGTATGTTTTCGCGGCCAGACACGGCCATCAGGGTGCAGCCCATGGTGGCAACGAGTTTTTCCCTCCCCGCATCGTTGGCGTAGGCGCGGCCTTCGCACACGGTGATCGTGCGCCCTGGTTTGAGCACCCGGCCCTCCATGCGGAAACGCTGCCCTTGCGAGGGAGCCAGCAAGTTGATCTTGAATTCAATGGTCAATACGGCCGCGTCTTCGGCCATTAGTGTGAAACCGGCATAGCCGCATGCCGAATCGAGAGCAGTGGCCACCATGCCCGCGTGCAGAAAGCCGTGCTGTTGGGTCAGCCCTGGCGCCCAGTCCAGCTCGATATCGACCGCGCCGGGCGCCACGAGGCCCAGCCGCGCACCTAGCGTCTGCATGGCGCCCTGCCGGGCGAAGCTGTCGTGCACCCGTTGGGCAAAGCCCGGTGTCTGGACCTCGAAAGGAATTGAACCCACGCGTCCTCCTGATTTACGTTTACGTAAACGTCAATTATCAATCATTTCTGCTGCTCAACCTTCAGCAACAGCGCGCGTGCTTCCTTTTCGTGCTCCTGCACTTCTTCGAGGTTGGCTTGCAGATCGGCCATCTGGTCTTCCAGTTGCCGACGATGGACCACCAGGACATCCAGAAACTTGCGCAATTGCACGCCGGTGTCACGGGGGCTGTCATAGAGATCAATAATTTCCTTGGCCTCGCTCAGAGACAGGCCTAGGCGCTTAGCCCGAAGCGTCAGACGGAGTCTGGTCCGATCACGCGCGCTGTAGACACGACTGCGCCCTGCCGGCCCGTTGCGTTCTGGCTGGAGAAGGCCCATGTCTTCATAGAAGCGGATGGCACGGGTGGTGAGGTCGAACTCTTTGGCGAGATCGCTGATGGTATAGGTGAGGGCCATGTTGGAGCAGTGCTGCGGGGTAGTGTGTGCGGGCTGTGGCCGCCGAGTCTCCACTACAGCGATTTCTGACGTTTACGTTAACGTCAATCGTACATCATCACATCGACACCCGAACTGCCATCGGGCACTGCATTGCCCGGTGACGCTGTGATGCTCTGGTGACTGCGTGCCACATCCCAAGTCGTAACCGTAGTCGCACTAGGTTTTTGCCCGGCGCACCAATCTATTTGGTCTCTGCCGTGCGCAATCGCCAAGTGGACTGGGGCGGCGGTGTTAGGTCCAGAGAATGTAGGTTCAGCCCAGGATAGTGCGCGCTCTGGGTGCCTGCCGGGAGGCAGGGTAAGTTGCTCCGCTGACGACGGTATCTGACCGTGTGGTGTTGCTGGCGACGCAGCCGCTGACCGTGAACGAAGACTGGAGGGCCTTTGGCTCGGGTGAGCTGAAGGTTTTTGCTGGCGGCCAGGAAGCCTTGTGAGTGGCTTCAGATTGTTCGGCCTGGGAGGCCGAGGTCAAGACCTGGGCTGAAGCAGTCCAGACTCCCGCCTCTCACACAGCAGCGGACAGGTAGAGTGAGTTGGTGTGATTTCGAAAGCAGAAACGCCCCACCCTGAGAATACAGGGAGGGGCGTAGCTGGGCTGTAAGAGCCTGACGATGACCTACTTTCACACGGGAACCCGCACTATCATCGGCGCAAAGTCGTTTCACTGTCCTGTTCGGGATGGGAAGGAGTGGGACCAACTTGCTATGGTCATCAGGCATAACTTGGTGTTGTGCTGCTCTGTGAGCAACACAACGAATTCATAGAGTTTGGAATCAGATTTTATGTGTTTTGACTGCGTCTAACTTGGCATAACAATCTTTGAAGCTTTACACGCACCCGTTGGGGTCTGCGCGCTGGCTATCAAAGTTATAGGGTCAAGCCGCACGAGCAATTAGTATCAGTTAGCTTAACGCATTACTGCGCTTCCACACCTGACCTATCAACGTCCTGGTCTTGAACGACTCTTCAGGGGGCTCAAGGCCCCGGCAGATCTCATCTTGAAACGAGTTTCCCGCTTAGATGCTTTCAGCGGTTATCTCTTCCACACTTAGCTACTCGGCAATGCCACTGGCGTGACAACCGATACACCAGAGGTGTGTCCACTCCGGTCCTCTCGTACTAGGAGCAGGCTTCCTCAAATCTGCAGCGCCCACGGAAGATAGGGACCAAACTGTCTCACGACGTTTTAAACCCAGCTCACGTACCTCTTTAAATGGCGAACAGCCATACCCTTGGGACCGGCTACAGCCCCAGGATGAGATGAGCCGACATCGAGGTGCCAAACACCGCCGTCGATATGAACTCTTGGGC
This region includes:
- a CDS encoding acetyl-CoA C-acyltransferase, coding for MSASLQDPIVIVGAARTPMGSLQGDFSSLAAHDLGGAAIKAAIERAGVSPDAVGEVLFGNCLMAGQGQAPARQAAFKGGLPKEAGAVTLSKMCGSGMKAAMFAHDMLLAGTHDVMVAGGMESMTNAPYLLQKGRGGYRLGHDRIFDHMMLDGLEDAYEAGRSMGTFGEDCAAKYQFTREQQDAFATASVQRAKAATESGAFAAEIVPVTVKTRAGETVVSVDEGPGKVKLEKIASLKPAFKKDGTITAASSSSINDGAAALVMMRESTAKKLGAKPLARIVSHATHAQEPEWFATAPLGATQKALAKAGWQVGDVQLWEVNEAFAVVPMALMKELNLPHDKVNVNGGACALGHPIGASGARIMVTLIYALKARGLTKGLATLCIGGGEATAVALELV
- the aceK gene encoding bifunctional isocitrate dehydrogenase kinase/phosphatase encodes the protein MFPQRLDAPQAYGIAKAMMDGFNRHYRLFRTESARAKHRFETADWHGQQRAQRERIEFYDLRVKECVRRLEKEFGAGAQPMDVWHQVKLHYIGLLVNHHQPELAETFFNSVTTKILHRTHFHNDFIFVRPAVSTEYIENDEPAARPTYRAYYPTRDNMRQTLCGVIDNFQLQREFADLQRDADCVADAMRARLDKVRLRANFQIQVLSSLFYRNKGAYVVGKIINGFTEVPFALPILHGDDGRLFIDAVLFGEDDLQMLFSFARAYFMVDMEVPSAYVQFLRSLMPRKPRAEIYNALGLAKQGKTLFYRDFLYHLKHSSDQFRIAPGIKGMVMLVFDLPSFPFVFKLIKDYFPPPKETTREQIKAKYLLVKQHDRVGRMADTLEYSEVAFPRNRFDDALIAEIEKFAPSQLEISDRDGDGQSEVIIKHLYIERRMIPLNIYLQEAFDTGLSDPRARQQMEHSVIEYGNAIKDLVAANIFPGDMLWKNFGVTRNGKVVFYDYDEIEYLTDCNFRRVPAPRNEEEEMSGEVWYTVGPHDVFPETFGPFLLGNDAVRAVFMQHHADLLDVAFWQTHQERVRAGYVYDVFPYDPERRFPHAAAAH
- the can gene encoding carbonate dehydratase, with amino-acid sequence MSTPIEELFIHNRAWAAQMERDRPGFFTGLMAQQKPKYMWVGCSDSRVPANQITGLEPGEIFVHRNVANVVVPTDLNCLSTIQYAVDQLHIEHLMVVGHYGCGGVLAALNGMRVGLADNWIRHVADVRDRHRDLLATIAPEWRHDALCELNAIEQVVNIAQTTVMLDAWGRGQKVTLHGWCYGLKDGLINNLHMTVDSTEGLESLYKAAIAGVASVTRQ
- a CDS encoding isovaleryl-CoA dehydrogenase → MSIPANIPGLNFQLGEDIDALRDAVRDFAQAEIAPRAAEIDRSDQFPMDVWRKMGDLGVLGITVPEQYGGAAMGYLAHMVAMEEISRASAAVGLSYGAHSNLCVNQINRNGNEAQKAKYLPKLISGEHVGALAMSEPGAGSDVISMKLKAEDKGGYYLLNGSKMWITNGPDADTLVVYAKTEPEMGARGVTAFLIEKGMPGFSIAQKLDKLGMRGSHTGELVFNNVEVPAANVLGGLNMGAKVLMSGLDYERAVLTGGPLGIMQAVMDNVVPYIHDRKQFGQSIGEFQLIQGKVADMYTVLQAGRSFAYTVAKNLDMLGTDHVRQVRKDCASVILWCAEKATWMAGEGVQVFGGNGYINEYPLGRLWRDAKLYEIGAGTSEIRRMLIGRELFAETC
- a CDS encoding PaaI family thioesterase; amino-acid sequence: MGSIPFEVQTPGFAQRVHDSFARQGAMQTLGARLGLVAPGAVDIELDWAPGLTQQHGFLHAGMVATALDSACGYAGFTLMAEDAAVLTIEFKINLLAPSQGQRFRMEGRVLKPGRTITVCEGRAYANDAGREKLVATMGCTLMAVSGRENIRH
- a CDS encoding MerR family DNA-binding transcriptional regulator, producing MALTYTISDLAKEFDLTTRAIRFYEDMGLLQPERNGPAGRSRVYSARDRTRLRLTLRAKRLGLSLSEAKEIIDLYDSPRDTGVQLRKFLDVLVVHRRQLEDQMADLQANLEEVQEHEKEARALLLKVEQQK